The Perognathus longimembris pacificus isolate PPM17 chromosome 3, ASM2315922v1, whole genome shotgun sequence nucleotide sequence TAAAAGAAGTACTTCCAAATTGGCGTGTTGAATTGCAAcctcgtacaactacttaaaaatatttttttaagtttaaaaatatttttttaatggggctggggatatagcctagtggcaagagtgcctgcctcggatacacgaggccctaggttcgattccccagcaccatacatacagaaaaacggccagaagcagcgctgtggctcaagtggcagagtgctagccttgagcgggaagaagccagggacagtgttcaggccctgagtccaaggcccaggactggccaaaaaaaaaaaaaaaaaaaaaaaaatccctctatgCTAGGCCTCAGTATTTTATTTGAGAAGCTGTGACTTAACATGGCAGTTGTGTCGGGATTAATGACATATCACATAGATTGACATACTGTAATTAATACAGTatgaggaggctgggtgtggtggtggttcatctgtaatcccagtcactGGAGATATATGATGATCTTGGTTCAGGCCAGCCAggcaaaagcaggagaaaatgatgaaagcaaaagaagggctggagaagtggctcaagtaattGATCATAGGGTGAAAGAGGGCCAGAGTTCAATTTCTAGTGAAGACTGGtggaaaagaatgagaaatgaGCAATAGAGCCAAACTTTGAATTCAATGCCTGCTAAAGGTGGGATGAGGGTTGATGGGTAGAGATTGAGGGTGTCCACAGGATGTGGTCTAACCAAGTCAAAAATTCCTTTCCTACTTAAAGTTTGTTATAAAGAAAACATAAGCTCTTAGTTTGCTGGAAAGATGTACCTACacttacacaaaataaaaaaaatggctttGGTGTAATTGTATTTCTCTAATGAAAAATACTGAACTGGTTTTTCTAGGAAGTCTAGATTTGTTTTGCCTACTTGTAAAAAATGCATTTACTTTGATCAGCTATAAATTTCTGTTGTAAGAAAACTGATAGAACTTCGTGTCCTTacactattttttctttgcaggtgattCGTTTGACCCAAAAGTCTTCTTGATAAGAGCACAATACTGAAGGATGACAGAAGCAGTTTTGATTGATCTCTCCTGTTTGAGACTGAATGTTCAGAAAAACTGCCACCAGACATTACTGAAGACATTAAATGCTGTCCAATACCCCCAGGCTGCCAAAGCCAGGTTCCTATGTGTAAAGTGCTGCAGTGACATCAGCTGTAAAAGGGATGGTGAACATGATACTTGTGAATGGGAAACAAGCAACGGATTATCAGTTCTCTTGAGAGAATTTGAGACTGTTAGCAATCCCAGCATAGCTGCCTCATTGTATACCATTAAACAAAAAATTGATGAAAAGAATCTGAGCAGCATTAAGGTGATTGTACCAGTGCACAGGAAAACATTAATGAAGGCTTTCATTGATTGCCTCTTCACTGAGGTATACAGTTTTGAGTTTGAAGATTTGCAGGTACCTTTGAGGGATGATGGCCTTTTGAAGCATTCCACTGAAAGAAACAAAGATTATGAATTTGAAGAAATACAGAATGAAATAGAGACATATTTGAGGAGCCTGCCTGCTCTGAAGGGAGAAATAACTATTATCACAACTCCTTTGATTCCAGGTATGTGCAACACTGTATTTTACTTCTATTGTATACATGAAAATTCAGCCTTTCTTCAGAGGCTACTCACTtgctttctactctttttttctttagttgatTGTGTGCTTATTGCTCACTAGTGTCTTGTGGATCAGTGTGAATATGTGAATTTGATGACCTCTTCAGAGAGACCCTAAATTAACAAATTTGTTCTATGAATATTCAAATTCCCCAACCTTCCTTAAAAAGGAGATTTATTTCTGACCCTAGATATCTTTTATTTAGAAATTCTGAAACCTCAAGTCATTGATACTTTCAGAGAAGagtgaaatttaaaatacatCAGCCTGCCTTAGGGTTAAAAAAGTTTTTTACTGTGAGCTGTGTACTTTGAACCTAATGAAAACATAATCAAGAGATACCCTTTAAAGAGCAGTAATCTGATAGGGAAAAAGAACCATCAATGGTATATAATGACATATGGAGTTACAAAGTGCTGGAAAATTAGAAGCCAGATAGATAAGTAGATGTTGAAGTGACCAGAGTAAGGTCTAATAGACAGACTGGCTTTTGTAATGCTGTCTAGTTTTCTGTAAAGCATCTGTTTAATCTCTACTATGTGTCTTCAacagatattttcatacatggatTTACTACAAGAACAGGTGGGATATCTTATATACCAACTCTTAGCTCATGCAATCTCTTCAGCAGTTCCAAACGGAGAGATCCCAAGATAGTTGTTCAAGAAAATCTACGTAGATTGGCAACTGCTGCAGGATTTAATGCAGAGAAATTTTACCACATAAAGGTACAATTTTGTTTCATCTTTGAaagttttaaagtatatttttgaGACTTTTAGTAACTGTTGACTTTAACCTATTTAACTTTTGCATTTGGTATTTCGTCTTAACATTTTAGGATAATATTATTGTCTTTCTTCAATTTATACACCATTGCCTAAAGAGCAATTTCCTGTGTGtgtctaaatatatatgtatgtgcactaTAAAAATATGGCTAATGTTGTATCACTGCCCTTTTTGATATAAAAAGAAAGTCCCTGAATGGTTGTAAAGGAAGGCAGTTCCTCAACACTGAGAAAACCTAGGCTAGTTATTGAGGAAATTGTCTTTCTCTTTatagaattttcattttatttgagtCTGGGAAAAATAACACAATCATTAATTTGGTAATGCACATTTCTTCCTAAGaaagtaaaatttatattttgtgaAAAGTGCAGCAAGTAAAAATTCACCATCTCTGGTGAAAGGTGTTCATGATGGAATATAttgaattttaaagtattttttcctctgaaaaaaatatgtaaagataCTGCATTTGGCACTTTATTATCATAGGAGTGGTATATTTATTAGGGTCTATGATTCCTGATACTGTTGCATATTTGGGGCTGAAATGAGTACTTtcaaaaaaacttaaatataagagatttcatttttcaaaacattttatcCCACAACGTTGATATTAGACTGATCATGCCAATGAAGTCTGGGTTATGGGAAACAAAGAGCCTGCATCTTATGATGGAATAACTACAAATCAGAGAGGCATCACAATAGCAGCTCTTGGTGCGGACTGCATACCTATAGTTTTTGCAGATCCTGTGAAGAAAGCATGTGGGGTTGCTCATTCTGGTAAGTATTGTTTAATTGATCACTTAGAATTTTACTAATTTTCTGGTGTaggaaaaattgatttttttctggtgGGTATGACAAGTAGATACATTACTTTGTGATGGGGTGGGCCTACATACACATGATAGGAGCAGAGTGAAGATGTATCTGAAGTGAAATTATATCAATCATAGTGGAATTCCTGAAGGTGGTGGTATCTAAGGAAGTATCAGGTTACTTGGAATATGTAAGTTTTAATGCTGTAAGTAAGGATACTATTAACATTTTGGGCATGATAATCATACAATACAGATTGAGGATATTTGGGCCTTGAAACCCCCTTCTCCTACTTTGGCAGGcaacactgagatttgaactcaggactacacacttgccaggcaggtcaTCTGCTCCTGAGCCACtattccagcccttttttgtactggttatttcCTAAGTAGGGTCTCATTTCCTAGTGATCTTGTACCTGAACCATGATCTACCAATTTTGGACTTCCTGttgtacctaggatgacaggcatgtatagCCATACCCAACATTTTTCCGTTGAGATAGAGTTTTCTGGACTTTTCTTCATGGGAtaaccttgaactatgatcctcctgttctcagcctcctaagtatctaagaTGAGATGTATGAAGCACCAGCACCCTGCTGGCCCTTCAAATTCTTAATGTAAATAGCACTCTTCAGACATTGTAATAATCAAACAACAATTTTATACTTAATACTTTTTTGAAACATTTCCTTGGGATGCGGTCCTGGGCCCTTGAGGCCCAGACACCAAGAAATAGGAATGTTAGACATAGGAGTTCACACAGAtagagcaaataaataaacattgtgGGCTTAGAGAAGCAAGAAAAGTttgagtatgaaactgtaacctctatgtacatcagttttataataaaaacttaaaaaataaaaataaaaataaaagtaaaaaaaaaagaaaagtttgaaaaaatatatttatctaaatgTATTTAATTCTATTTACTGAAGGGTAATTGCAAAGTATCTTTAGATGGCATACTGGGTTAAAGTTACTGAAGTTGTTTTCTGAAAGTATATTAAAATCATACTTAGATTATCTACTGATTATGATTCTGTGTGCAATGAGAGATCATCTCTTGAATTTCCttttacttgtaattttttttttgtttcagtaatggggtttgaactcaggaccttgagctctgtGAGACTagatttgagccacaatcctctgatctcagcctc carries:
- the Lacc1 gene encoding purine nucleoside phosphorylase LACC1 → MTEAVLIDLSCLRLNVQKNCHQTLLKTLNAVQYPQAAKARFLCVKCCSDISCKRDGEHDTCEWETSNGLSVLLREFETVSNPSIAASLYTIKQKIDEKNLSSIKVIVPVHRKTLMKAFIDCLFTEVYSFEFEDLQVPLRDDGLLKHSTERNKDYEFEEIQNEIETYLRSLPALKGEITIITTPLIPDIFIHGFTTRTGGISYIPTLSSCNLFSSSKRRDPKIVVQENLRRLATAAGFNAEKFYHIKTDHANEVWVMGNKEPASYDGITTNQRGITIAALGADCIPIVFADPVKKACGVAHSGWKGTLLGVAMATVNAMRAEYGSMVEDIIVVLGPCVGPCCFTLPRKAADAFHNLHPACVQLLDSPNPYIDIRKATRILLERGGILPHNIQDKGQDLGLCTSCNPEKFFSHVRDGLNFGTQIGFISIRE